The Stieleria maiorica genome includes the window ATTTGGACGATGATAATCAACCGTAACTCTCTCCTCGCTGCGCTCTTGCCCTCCCGATGGGAGGGTGACCCGAAACCCGACTGTCGCCCGCAACCGCTTCCCCATCCGACCTACAGAATACCCCAAGTCAGACGATGCCAAGCAACGATTCGCTCTCCGGCGAAGACCTCTCATTGGATACCATTCCTGCCGCCGTCGAGGCCATTCGGCGAGGGGAGGTGGTGATCGTCGTCGACGCGGAGGATCGCGAAAACGAGGGTGACTTCATCTGTGCCGCGGAGAAGGCGACTCCCGAAACGATCAACTTCATGCTCGGCGGCCGCGGTCAATTGTGCGTTTCGATCCTGCCGGAGGTCGGGAAAAAGTTGGAGCTGACGCCGGTCGTGCCCGACAACAATGCACCGCTGCGGACCGCCTTCGTCACGCCGATCGACATCGCGACGGCGCGGACGGGGATCACGGCCGCCGAACGCAGCGAAACGATCCTGCGAATGGCGTCTCCGGATTGCCGCGTTGAAGACTTCGTTCGCCCCGGACACGTTTATCCGTTGATCGCCAAAAAGGGCGGCGTGCTGCGTCGTGCCGGCCACACCGAAGCGGCGGTCGATTTGGCACGGATGGCCGGATTGCAGCCCGCCGGTGTGCTGTGCGAAATCTTGAACGAATCCGGTGACCGCGCCAGCCGTGACGAACTGATCGCCGTGGCCAAGGCCAACTCGCTGAAGATCATCAGCATCGAGCAACTGATCGCACACCGGCGGGTGAGCGAAAAACTGGTCAACCGCGCCGCCCAAGCGACGTTGCCGACCAAGTATGGCGATTTCCAAATCATCGTTTATTCGGTGGACTTTGAATCCCAGGAGCCGATCGCGTTGACGCTGGGCGACCTGTCCGAGCAAGGCAACGGGGTCACACCGCCGCTGGTCCGAATGCACAGCAGTTGTTTTACCGGCGATCTGATTTCGTCGCTTCGATGTGATTGTGGGGACCAGTTGCAGATGGCGCTCGAAATGATCGCCGCCGAAGGTCGCGGCGCCCTCGTCTACTTGCCCCAGGAAGGGCGTGGGATCGGGTTGGCGCAAAAGATCAAAGCCTACGCCTTGCAAGACCAGGGCATGGACACGGTCGAAGCGAACCACGCGTTGGGATTCAAAGCTGACATGCGCGACTACGGCGTCGGCTTGCAGATCTTGAAGGACCTTGGGATCAGCGACGTCCGTTTGTTGACCAATAATCCCAAGAAGCAACAAGCGTTCAACCTGCGCGGCTATGATTTGAAGCTTGTCGACCAAGTGCCGATCGTGCCTCCGGTCAACAAGCACAACAAGGGGTACTTGGAAACCAAACGCGAAAAGATGGGTCACCAATTGCCGGATCTTGGCTGAGATGCAGACGCTTCCCGAAAAACCCGCGTGGCTCAATCGTGTCTCGATCCTCGGCGTCGGCTTGCTGGGCGGCAGCGTCGGCATGTCGCTGCGGCGGAGCGGGGTTCATGTGGTCGGCTACAGCCGACGTGAATCGAGTTGCCGCGCCGCGGTTCAAGCCGGTGCGGTGGACGAAGGGTTCACGGACATTGCACGCGCATCCGAGGGCAGCGATGTCGTCGTGATCGCTTCGCCGGTCGACAAGATCGTGGGTTTGGCGATCGAGGCCGATGCGGTGCTGGCCGAAACTGCGTTGATCACCGACGTCGGCAGCACCAAAGCCGAAATTGTTGCCGAGATCACAGCCCGATCACCGTCGGCGGCCGCGAAGTTCGTGGCCGCCCATCCGATCGCGGGCAGCGAAAAGACCGGCGTCGAAAACGCCAGCGCGACCTTGTTGGATGACAAGTTGGTGGTCCTGACTCCCAGCGAGACGACGGCGCCGGAATCGCTGGACCGGTCCAAGTCGTTCTGGTTGCAGACCGGTGGGCGAGTCGTTTCGATGTCGCCGACCGAACACGATCAACGCCTGGCCGCGGTCAGTCACGTGCCACACCTGGTGTCCTCGATTCTCGCCAGCCTGCTGGACGAGGAATGTATGCCGCTGGTCGGCAGCGGATGGAAAGACATGACCCGTGTCGCCTCGGGAGACCCGGCGATGTGGACGGCGATCTGCGAACAGAATCGGGAGGCTATCCTCGACCAACTCGATCTTTTTTGGGAAACACTTGCGTCGCTCCGATCGATGCTGTTCATGGGCGATACCGCGGCGCTGCGTCGTTGGCTGGAAGACGCCAAAGCGCGAAAAGACGCAACACAGTAGGGAACGAGTCTTGGGCCGCAAAGGACTGAGCCACGGAGGAAAATGAGCGGTGGATCGCCTGCTACAGGTCGGCGGTCAGTTCCGCCAACGCCGTTTCACCGCCGCGGACCAGCAATCGGGCGTCCAATCCGGCTTGCCGCGCCGCATCGACATCGCCCCGCTTGGTGTCGCCGATCATCAGTAGTCGCGACCGATCGGTGGCGTCCCATGCAGCGGCGCCCGATCCCTTGGCACGCGATCCCTTGGCACGCAGTTGCGCGGCACCCAGCCGGGCGACGGCGGCGTCGTAAAACCGGGTGCTTGGTTTGGACCAACCGAGCTGGCTGCTGATCAAAACCTCATCGAATTGATCCTTCAGCCCCATGTCGCCCAAGATCATCGTCAGGCGACGGTCGAAGTTCGACGCCACGGCGATCGCATAGCCCTTGGACCTGAGCCGACCGATCGTGGGCGGCACGTCGTCGTACAACCGCCAGGTTTCGGCCGTCGCGAAGTGGTGCCAAAGCGAGTCAAAAACCTTGTCGGCCGACTCGTCGGGCAAGTCCGGGATGGCGTCGGCAACGATCCGTCGCCAACGTCGGAGCTCCCCCGCTTCGTCGGTCGGCTGGTCGATGTCCGCTTCAAAAAAATGGCGTTTCATCGCGGCTTTCAGCTGGTCGCGAATCTGTTCGAGCGAATGTTCACTTCCCGACGCCTTGGCGGCCGAGTAGTACGCTTCAGCCGGTTCGGGATCCGGGGTCATCAACGTGCCGGTGAAGTCAAAGATGATCCAGTCATAGCGGGGCATGCGGTGGCTCTGCAGCTCACGAAGGCTCCCTTTTCCCCGGCCTTGCGGGGGAGAAGGGCTGGGGATGTGCGACCGGAGGCGGAGCCTCCGGGAAACTTCCGTTCCCAGGCGGAACCCAGGAACGAGGAGGGAAAAGACGGAGACGGTGGCTTGGCGCGTTCGCCGCGGCCCCCTGTTGCGAGATTTGATCTGCTGCGATGGTGTAGTGATGGAAAACGTGCAAAACGAATCGAGCAACTCTTCGGGAGCTTACCCGGCGATCGCCGACAGTGAAACGTCTCCGCCTGCGATCGGCGCGTTTCCCGAGAGCGGTCGGGGAGATGCGTCCGCCGCGGTCGAACGATCCGGGGACGACGGGTCACCGTGGATGCCGCTGCGCAATCCGGTGTATCGATCGTTTTGGATCGCGTCGTTCGTTTCCAATCTCGGCACGTGGATGCACGAGATCGGGGCGGGCTGGTTGATGACCGAGTTGGACGCTTCGCCGCAAATGGTCTCGGCGGTGCGGACGGCGATGGCGACGCCGATCGTGTTGTTGGCGATTCCGGCCGGTGTGCTGGCCGATCGGGTGGACCGTCGCGGGCTGTTGCTGGCGACGCAGGTGTTGATGCTGTTGACCGCGGCAAGTCTGGCCGCGCTGACCGCCGCCGGGGTGATGACCAGTTGGCTGTTGTTGGGGCTGACGTTTTTGATCGGGCTGGGGCTGACTTTGCATGTCCCCACCTGGCAGGCGTCGATTCCCGAGCTTGTCCCCAGAGCGCAATTGTCGCGTGCGATCGCGCTGGGCAGCATCAATTTTAACCTCGCGCGTTCGGCCGGGCCGGCGATCGCCGGGGCGTTGGTGGCGATTGCGGGCGCCTGGATCGCGTTCTCCTTCAATGCCGTTTCGTTTGCCGGGGTGATCGTGGTGTTGTTGCTGTGGCGACGTCAGAGGAGCGAATCGACACGCGGTTTGTCCTATCGGTTGTCGCTATACCAGGGACTTCGATACGTGTACCGCAATCATGCGATGCGACATGTGCTGATACGATTGTGTCTGTTCATCGTACCGGCCAGTGCGCTATGGGGGTTGTTGCCGCTGGTGGCCCGTCAGCGACTCGATTGGGGTGCCGACGGATTCGGGATCTTGGTGACCTGTGTCGGTGGTGGGGCGCTCGTCGCGGCGCGTTTTCTGCCGCTGTTGCAGCGTCGTTTGGGAGGCGATGCGACGATCGCGCTGGCCATGCTGGCGTTCGCCGGCGGGTTGGCGTTGATGGGGTCGTCGACCCATCGGGGCGTCGTGGTAGTGGCGACACTGGTGATGGGCTGTGGCTGGATGGTCACGCTGACGACGCTCAACACGGCTGCGCAAATCACCCTACCCGGTCGGATGCGGGCCCGCGGCATGAGTTGCTATTTGACGGCGATGGCGCTGTCGATGTCCACGGGGTCGTTCTTGTGGGGCAGCGTGGCCGAATCAATCAGCGCGGGCGGGCAGCATGACGGCGTGGGGTCGGCGCAGCAAATCGCGGCGGCCACCCTGTTGGTCACCGCCGCGATCGGCATGCTCTTTCCGGTCGTCCACGCTATGCGAACATGTAACCCTCTTCACCGTGATCGGTGATGTCCAATCCGCGTTGTTCGCTCTCGGCGGGGACTCGCAGCCCGATAACGACGTCGATCAGTTTCAGCAGCACCAGGCTTCCGACGGCCGCAAACGCAAACGTGATCAGGACCGCGACGATCTGGCCGATCAACAGCGCCGGATTGCCCGATTCCAGCAATCCGATCTTGGTCCCGTTGCCGGTCACGTCCCAGCAGGCTCGGCTGGCGAATACCCCGGTCAAGACGGCGCCAAGCGTGCCGCCGACGCCGTGAACGCCGAACGCGTCCAACGCGTCGTCATACTTCAGCGTGTGCTTGAGTTTGCTGCATGCCAAGTAGCACACGACTCCGGCGGCCAGGCCCATGATCAGGGCCGGCATCGGTTGAACAAATCCGGCGGCCGGGGTGATGCACACCAAACCGGCCACCGCACCACTGCTGGCGCCCAACACGGTCGGTTTGCCCAGCACGATCCATTCGGTCATCGCCCAGGCGACCGCGCCGGCGGCGGCCGAAAAGTGTGTCACGGCGAACGCGCTGCTGGTGATGCCGTCGCACAGCAATTCGCTGCCGGCGTTGAAACCGAACCAGCCGACCCACAACATCGCCGCGCCCAGGGCCGTGTAGGTCAGGTTGTGGGGTTGGAAGGGCTCGTTGGGGAATCCCATTCGCGGCCCGATCAAGATGGCCGCGACCAACGCCGAGACGCCGCTGGAAATGTGAACCACCGTGCCGCCGGCGAAATCGAGCGCACCTCCCATGATGCTGTCTTCGCCGTAGGACAACGGACCGCTGTCCCAGACCCAGTGACAAAGCGGACAATAGATCAACGTGCCCCACAGGATCGAATAGATCACCATCGCGCTGAACTTCATGCGTTCGGCAAAGGCGCCGCAGATCAGCGCCGGGGTGATGATGAAGAACATGCCTTGAAACAGCATGTGCGTCAGCCGGGGAATACTTCCTTCCATCGGGGTGACCGGTTCACCGGCGATGTCGCTCCATTCCCGTTGCACGCCGTTCATGAACAGGTAGTCGCCGTTGCCGACCCAGCCGCCGCTGCCGCCGAAGGCCAACGAGTATCCGTACGTCGCCCAGATCATCGTCATCAGTCCCATCAAGAAGATGCACTGCATCATCACGCTGAGCACGTTTTTGCGGCGCACCAGGCCGCCGTAAAACATCGCCAATCCGGGCGCGGTCATGAACAGGACCAGGGCACAGCAGACCAGCATCCAGGCGTTGTGGGCGGCCAGTGCGCCGCCGTCGATTTGCCCATCGGTCAGGCCCGCCGGCGACGCGGCGGCGTCCGTCGCCTCTTGAGCCAGTGCGGCACCCGACGGCGCCAGCGCAAACAGCGACGCGAGCATCGCGATCGCCAAACCAAGTCTCCACCTATTCACAGCTATCACCTCGTTTCGAAAAGGACTTGTCAGGTGACTGAAACGCAGGGGCAGCAGTCGTCGTCGGAGTGAACTGATCGGCCGCCTTTCTCGATTCGTATGAAAACCGTTGTCATCCATCGACGAGGGGGCTTTCGTGAAGCGAGAACCGAAACTTCAATCCGCGAGCGAACGGGGGGAATTTGCTTGGCTCCGTGACAGTCGCGCAGCGGATAGAATACGTCGAACTGGCCGGTGCCGCTATCGCGGTCTGGGGCTGGAAAGATTGCCGCCAGCGGAAATCAACCGAGGGATGGCAGAAAGATTCGGTGCAGATTAAGGACCTGCCCGTCAAAAAAGAAAACGCAGGTGGGAATGAACACCTGCGTTTCCAAAAATAACTGTTAGACTGGCCAGCAATCGCAGGCCAAATGCGCCAAGTTGCGTGCACCGCGGCACGAATCCGTGCAGCCATTGCGGTGATAATTCGCTCGCAACACTGGAGCGGGGATGATATTCGTCGCATTGAGGATCCGCAAGCCCTGTTTTTATGAACCTAGAAAGTGAACCCCAATTCCACCCGCCCGCACTCCTTCGGTTGGGGGAATCGATCGCCGTCTTGCCGGTGATCCATGGCAGCGGTCAGTTCGCAGTGATGGTCCGCCGCTGGATGTTGGAACAGGACTTTGATTGCGTCGCCGTTCCGCTTCCCGAGTCGTTTCGCGAATGCACCGAGGCGGCGATCCTGGATCTGCCACGACCGTCGATCGTGATTCAGAAACCCGGTGCCGGGTTCACTCGCCCCGATTTCGCATCCGGCTTTGCTCCCTACGACGCCGGAACGGAAGAACACGGCGAGGGCGATGATGCCGATGCGGATCCCGCCAGCTACGTTCCGATCGATCCCTGTCAGCCGGTGATCATGGCGATCCGCGCGGCGATGGGCGAACACATCCCGCGGGCCTACGTGGATTTGGAAACGGATCCGTTCCTGCCGTTTTCCTCGGTCATGCCCGATCCCTATGCCGTTCGCCACGTCACCGCCGAGCGGTTCGCCGCGGCGGTGCTGCCCAGTTTGCCACGGCCGCCTGACCGACAGACGCGGTCGCGGATCGTGCACATGGCTTACCGTCTGGCGGAGCTTGAAAAACGCTATGACCGAATCCTGTTCGTGACCAGCGTGTTGAATTGGCCATGGATTCGCGAAGCTTATACGGAATCATTTTCGTCCCAGGCGGCCAGCAAGAGCGAATCGTCCAAGCCCTTCGATTTCCCCGAACATGATCCCGTCCGCGAACCCGAGCGTTACGCGATCGATCCGCGGACGCTGATGTTTCTGTTCGGCGAATTGCCCTACATCACCGGACTGTACGAACGCGCCCGCCGTGAACTGGAGGAGGACGAAGATCTGCAAATCGATGGCGTGAAAGAACTGTTGATCGCGGCGCGGACCAGCTACCGCGGCGAATTGAAACAGTTCGCCCGGCGGATCACTCCGTTGCACCTGTCAAAGTGCCTGCAGTACATCCGCAATCTTTCTTTGATGTCGCGGCGGATGACACCCGATCTGATCACGATCGTCACGGCCGCACAGCAGATCATGGGCGACCAGTACGCGCTGCATGTGGCCCAACTGGCCAACCAGTACTCCTATGCCAATCGACCCGAAGACGCATCGACCATCCCGACCGATTTGGAGGAGGTCAAACTGGGGATCGATCAAGCCCGTCTGCCCGACGGCGAATTGATTTCGATGGTCAACCGTTTGCCCGGTCCCCCGATCTGTTGGCGCACCCTCCAGCTGAAACGCAAACCGTCGTCGCCGGAAAAGAGCCGTTGGAAGTACCAGTGGAATCCGTACACGCAGTGCAGTTATCCGCCCGAAGACGAACGGATCGAGAACTTTCGGACGCGCGTCTTTGATCGGGCCAAAGCGATCGTCGGCAATGATCTGGCACGCACCGAAAAATTCACCACCAGTGTTAAGGACGGGATCGACATCCGCGACACGCTGCGGCATTGGTACGACCGCCAGATCTACGTGAAAGTCATCCCGCCCAGCCGCGGGACCTTGGATGCCTGTGTGATGCTGTTTGATTCACCCTCGGATCCACGCGATTACCCGTGGCGGACGACGTGGTTTGCCGAACACAAAGAGGAATCAACGCTGGCGTTTTATGCCACCAGTTTCGCCGACGAAATGGTCGGCCCCGGCATCGGGCTCAGCCGCTATGGCGGGGCGATGTTCTTGTATCCGCCGGTGATGATCCCCGACATTTGGGGCGACCCGCGGATCGATTTCACCGAAACGCTCGAGGAACGGTTGATCGCCGCGGCGTGTCTGCACGCCGGCGGTCGCCAGGTCGCGTTGTTGAGCGCGTTGCCGCCCGGCGGCGGCTGGCGCAAACTGGCCCGCCACTACAAAAAAACGCTCGTGCACGTCCCGCTCAGCTCGTTCAGCGACGAACAGGTCCAACAGTTGCGGATGGTTCATGTGCTCAACGGTCGCGAAGTCCGCTCGTATGCCGAAGAGTTTATCCGCAGGGTCTAGCTGGACAGCGCCGCTTTGCACAAGAAACATCGTGAATCGCCAGTCCAGCGTAGCTACCTTCGCCAGAAGGTGGATCCCCGGGGTTTCCACGCTCTGGCGAGCGTCGCTACGTCGCGGTCCAGCGATTTAGCGCCGCACTTGGTCGTCCAACAGGCTGCGGCAGGCGGTCATCGCGGCCCGCCAGTTGCCCTGTTGGGCGTCGTCCACGATATCCTTTAACGCATCTTGCTGCGATTGCGGCGGATTCATCTCTTGCAACCGGCCCGCGATCTGGTTCAACCCGTCTGTGTCACGCTGGTTGCAAACGCGGTACAGGGCGACCGTCAGGTCATAACCGTCGCCATCGAGCGCGACCGGCGACCGGCTGAAATACCAGATCGACACGGCGCAGGCGATCACCGCCAGAACCACGCCAAGGTTGCGGCCGCCCGACGACGGCTTGTTTTTCTCTCGATTTGATTTCATCACAGTCGATCCCAGTCGATGACTTCGTTTTCACGCATGCTCGATAGCTCGGCCCAGATCAATAGATCGATGAAGTTCGTGATGAACTGGACCGATCCGTCGCCCATCACCACATAGCCGCCCCCGGGGTGCTGCGAATACATTTGCCCGACGTGATAGGTGGGGAAATTGATCGGGTGAATGATCGGGTTGCCGGTGATATCCAGCTCGCCGCCGGAGGGGCCGGCGTGAACCAGCGTGAGCGTTGCGGCCGCGTCGGGGCCGTTTTCCGGAGACGAGAATTGGGGGTGCGTGAACGCGCCGGGGACCACGCCGACCCACGTTTTTTCACTCAACGCCGAACTGTGCTCGCCGAAAAAGATCGTGCTGCTCAGCCCGTCCAATACGTCTCGGAATTTTGTCTTGGAGTTGCGAAAGAACGGTCCGTCGGCAACCTGCCCGGCATCGCCGTTGATCGCAACGATCTTCGTTTGGCCGGTGTAGATGTTCGTGAACACTTCGCCGGTCGCCGCCGATCCGCACTCGCCCCAGCAGCTCTCCTGACCGTGGCTGGCAACGTAATGGCTGCGGCCGAGTGTGATTTCACGCCCGTGCACCATCAGCGGATCGCCGGACTCGTTGAGAACGACAAACGGTTCGTCGCCGCCGGTCGTGCTCGGGCACAGGAACATCGGAATCGTCGACGAAATCGCGTCGGCATTGTCGGGTGACCAGACCGGTTGCTCCATCCGCAGACTCTCAAATACCGAATTGCCTTCGGCAAACGGCAGCAATGCCGACCCCCATCCCCAACCCGGTCCGGCGTCCCAGGTCAACGGATCCATGTGGACCACCGTCGGCGCGGAGCCGTTGGTCGTGGGGTGTGAAACATAGCCGGGCGGAAACTGGCGAAACGCCGAATGGTAATTCTGGGTCGCCAGTCCGACTTGCCGCAAGTTGTTGCTGCAGGACATCCGCCGCGCCGCCTCGCGAGACGCTTGCACGGCCGGCAGCAGCAGCGACACCATCACGCCGATGATCGAGATCGCGACCAGCAGTTCGATCAAGGTGAATCCGCGGGGGTGGTTGGAGCGGCATCCGGCGGGCGACTCGGGACCGCGGCGGTCCTCAGTGGGCGGGGTATTCAATTCTGACTCCCAGTTGTGGGTGATGAAATGGACTTAGCCTCGGCTAAGTTTTGGGGTCGGCTGATATTCAGATGTTGTACGAGGGGGGCCGGCATCGCGCCGGACAGTCCGCGTTTCCTGAACGAATCTCCGCCCTTTCCGACCTTAAGTTAGCCGGGACTAAGTTTGGGTTGGTCGTCAAAATAAAGTTTCTTTGTAATCGACGCAAGGGCCGCGGTAAGAATTCCGATCGCTGGGGGTATCCTATTGCGCACGCAATTCAAGTCAGGGGACGATCCCCAACCCTCATTTCCACGGGACGGTCGCGAAATTGCCCAGTAAGATTCATCAACGAACTCGGTCGGATCACGCCAGCGAAGTCGCAGAGGACTACGTGGAGGCGATCGCCGATGCGATCGACCAGCACGGCGTCTGCCGCGCGGTCGATTTGGTCAAGCACTTTGCGGTGACGCACGCGACGGTCAACAACACGATCAAGCGTCTGGAGCGAGACGGTTTGGTGACCACGGCGCCCTATCAACCGGTGGAATTAACGTCGGCGGGCAGTCGGTTGGCGTCGCAATCACGTCGCCGTCACGAGGTCGTCGAAGCGTTTCTCAAAAAGTTGGGCGTCAGCGACCAGACGGCCGCCATCGACAGCGAAGGCATCGAGCATCACGTCAGCAAGGAGACGCTCGGCGCGATGAAGCGAGTGCTGGAGCAGGGTTGGCCGGAATAGTCCTCCGGCCAAACTATCCTTGATAGATTCAATTGAAGAAGGAAGCCCATGACATTCAGAGCCCTTGTCGTCGAAAAAACAGGCCCGTCGGAAGTCTCCGCCGCAGTACAAGCGCTGTCCGAGGACCAATTGCCCGACGGTAACGTGACCGTCGCGGTCCAGTACAGCACCGTCAACTACAAGGATGGGCTGTGCATGCGGGCCGACGGAGGATTGGTTCGCACCTATCCCCATGTGCCGGGGATCGACTTTGCCGGGACGGTCGAATCGTCCAGCGACCCGCGCTACAAGCCCGGTGATCAGGTCGTGCTGACCGGTTGGCGCGTCGGTGAAACGCATTGGGGCGGCTACGCTGAAAAAGCACGCGTCAATGCGGATTGGTTGGTGCCACTGCCCGAGGGACTGACCACACGCCAGGCGATGGCGATCGGGACCGCCGGCTTTGCCGCGATGCTGGCCGTGTTGGCACTGGAAGACCATGGTCTCAAACCCGACCAGGGCGAAGTACTTGTCACCGGAGCGGCCGGGGGCGTCGGTTCGATCGCGACGGCGGTCCTCAGTCAGCTCGGATACGACGTCGCTGCGGTGACGGGGCGACCGGGGGCGGCGGACTACTTGAAGTCGCTCGGCGCGACGCGAATCGTCGCGCGGCAAGAGATCGATACCGTTTCCAAAAAGCCGTTGGAATCCGAAACCTGGGCGGGATGTGTCGATGCCGTCGGCGGCGAAATGTTGGCACGGGTGCTCGGGCAACTCAAACGCGGCGGGTCGGTCGCGGCGGTCGGCCTTGCCGGTGGCGCAAAGGTCCCCGCCAATGTGATTCCGTTCCTGTTGCGAGGAGTCAACTTGCTGGGGATCGACAGCGTGATGCAACCGTACGAGCGACGCGTGACCGCCTGGAAACGACTCGCCACCGATCTGCCGCTGGAGAAACTTAACGCGATGATTCAGCAGGCCAATCTGGCCGTCGTGCCCTCGTTGGGAGCACAAATTCTGGCCGGGCAAGTCAAAGGCCGCATCGTGGTCGATGTGAATGCGTGACGGGTGTGTACGATGGCCCTTCCGGGCGGTCGTCCAGACGACTCCCAAGTGACGACCGGGAAAGGACGTCGTTCCACCCAGTCATTCAACCAGGCTGTCGTCCAAAAAACTCGCCGATCGCATCACGGCAACCAGTACCGTTCTTTTCCGTAGTAGTCATACAGGTGTTCTTCGTAGCCGCGATTGATCGGCGTCAAAGGATCGTACTCGGGCGAGTTTTTGATCTGATCGCGGGTCAAGTCGACATGCACCTTGGTCTCGGTCCATGACACCGCGTCGACCCATTCTGGGGCGATCAGCACCTTGCGCGAGGGCAACCAGTTTTTGGTGTCGACCACGACGTAACGGATCGCCCAGGTCGCATCGTCGACGATCAAGTCTTCGACGTGGCCGAGGTCACCGTCGGTTGCTTCGATCGAGTAGTTCAGGATTTCCTTCGCGCTCCGCAGCGGCGGCAAGTCCTCTTCGATCGTTTGTTGTTCGGCAGCGGGCACGTGCGCCGACAGCGGCATGCTCATCGCCGTCCCGGTCGTCAGGGAAACGCCTGCCGGCCCCCAATACGCCGGTACGTCGTAGTGTTTGAATAATTCCATTTCCATCTGCCGCGACACCGGTTTTTGCGAGTCGACGTGGGGGCTTTCTTTGACTTGCTGCTGCGAAAGGTCGATGGCGATCGCGCGCTGCTGCCAATCACACCGCCCCAAAATGCTCGGCGGCAATAATACGCGACGATCGGGCAGCCATTTTCCAGTGTCGACGACGATGTGCCTGGACAGCCAATCATCGGTGTCGATCAAAAGGTCCTGGATCGTGCCGACGTCATCGTCGATACCGGCGAGTTTTGTTCCGCGAATTGAATCGAATGCGATCAACATGTTGGGTCTCCTGTCAAACAAACTCTAGAAGGGCTCGCCGACGCATCCAAGTCGGGGACGCGAGCAGCCGTGGAAGTGTGTCGCAATTCGCATTCCGACCGGTCCGGTGTGCATTGGACCGCGACGTCCGCCTCACGGGGCTAGCGACGTTTGGGCGAACTTTCGACAGCATGGTCGCTGAGGGACCAGTTGGACAGATGAACCGACAGGCCGCCGGCGTCACGCGAAGTGGCAGTGAAGAAGAACGATGTTTCAATCCGACAACATGGCATCCTCGCTGATGCTTGTTGTTGCTGAACACCTCAATCAAACCCCGATGCGGCACGGATAGCCGGTACGGTACGAAAAGTGCGTCGCTTGAAGACCCCTGTGTCGCTTCTCGATGAACGTCACGAGCCTCACTACCCCCTGATTGTTTCTGTGGAGATCCAAGATGCCCATCAAAGAAGAACCGCCGAAAACCGGTGACATGTATCGATGTCAAACGTGTGATCTGGAGATTCATATCACCCAGCCGTGCAGCTGCGAAACACCGGCGGTCGAATTCACGTGCTGCAACAAGCCGCTGAAAAAGGTGACGGCGTTGCCGGCCGGAATGCCCACCTGACTTGGAGCACCACACAAGGCCAACCGCTCCACCGAACGCAATTTCATTTTCGGCCTGACGATGCGTTCGGAG containing:
- the ribA gene encoding GTP cyclohydrolase II, whose translation is MPSNDSLSGEDLSLDTIPAAVEAIRRGEVVIVVDAEDRENEGDFICAAEKATPETINFMLGGRGQLCVSILPEVGKKLELTPVVPDNNAPLRTAFVTPIDIATARTGITAAERSETILRMASPDCRVEDFVRPGHVYPLIAKKGGVLRRAGHTEAAVDLARMAGLQPAGVLCEILNESGDRASRDELIAVAKANSLKIISIEQLIAHRRVSEKLVNRAAQATLPTKYGDFQIIVYSVDFESQEPIALTLGDLSEQGNGVTPPLVRMHSSCFTGDLISSLRCDCGDQLQMALEMIAAEGRGALVYLPQEGRGIGLAQKIKAYALQDQGMDTVEANHALGFKADMRDYGVGLQILKDLGISDVRLLTNNPKKQQAFNLRGYDLKLVDQVPIVPPVNKHNKGYLETKREKMGHQLPDLG
- a CDS encoding prephenate dehydrogenase encodes the protein MQTLPEKPAWLNRVSILGVGLLGGSVGMSLRRSGVHVVGYSRRESSCRAAVQAGAVDEGFTDIARASEGSDVVVIASPVDKIVGLAIEADAVLAETALITDVGSTKAEIVAEITARSPSAAAKFVAAHPIAGSEKTGVENASATLLDDKLVVLTPSETTAPESLDRSKSFWLQTGGRVVSMSPTEHDQRLAAVSHVPHLVSSILASLLDEECMPLVGSGWKDMTRVASGDPAMWTAICEQNREAILDQLDLFWETLASLRSMLFMGDTAALRRWLEDAKARKDATQ
- a CDS encoding HAD family hydrolase, whose product is MPRYDWIIFDFTGTLMTPDPEPAEAYYSAAKASGSEHSLEQIRDQLKAAMKRHFFEADIDQPTDEAGELRRWRRIVADAIPDLPDESADKVFDSLWHHFATAETWRLYDDVPPTIGRLRSKGYAIAVASNFDRRLTMILGDMGLKDQFDEVLISSQLGWSKPSTRFYDAAVARLGAAQLRAKGSRAKGSGAAAWDATDRSRLLMIGDTKRGDVDAARQAGLDARLLVRGGETALAELTADL
- a CDS encoding MFS transporter, whose amino-acid sequence is MENVQNESSNSSGAYPAIADSETSPPAIGAFPESGRGDASAAVERSGDDGSPWMPLRNPVYRSFWIASFVSNLGTWMHEIGAGWLMTELDASPQMVSAVRTAMATPIVLLAIPAGVLADRVDRRGLLLATQVLMLLTAASLAALTAAGVMTSWLLLGLTFLIGLGLTLHVPTWQASIPELVPRAQLSRAIALGSINFNLARSAGPAIAGALVAIAGAWIAFSFNAVSFAGVIVVLLLWRRQRSESTRGLSYRLSLYQGLRYVYRNHAMRHVLIRLCLFIVPASALWGLLPLVARQRLDWGADGFGILVTCVGGGALVAARFLPLLQRRLGGDATIALAMLAFAGGLALMGSSTHRGVVVVATLVMGCGWMVTLTTLNTAAQITLPGRMRARGMSCYLTAMALSMSTGSFLWGSVAESISAGGQHDGVGSAQQIAAATLLVTAAIGMLFPVVHAMRTCNPLHRDR
- a CDS encoding ammonium transporter, which gives rise to MLASLFALAPSGAALAQEATDAAASPAGLTDGQIDGGALAAHNAWMLVCCALVLFMTAPGLAMFYGGLVRRKNVLSVMMQCIFLMGLMTMIWATYGYSLAFGGSGGWVGNGDYLFMNGVQREWSDIAGEPVTPMEGSIPRLTHMLFQGMFFIITPALICGAFAERMKFSAMVIYSILWGTLIYCPLCHWVWDSGPLSYGEDSIMGGALDFAGGTVVHISSGVSALVAAILIGPRMGFPNEPFQPHNLTYTALGAAMLWVGWFGFNAGSELLCDGITSSAFAVTHFSAAAGAVAWAMTEWIVLGKPTVLGASSGAVAGLVCITPAAGFVQPMPALIMGLAAGVVCYLACSKLKHTLKYDDALDAFGVHGVGGTLGAVLTGVFASRACWDVTGNGTKIGLLESGNPALLIGQIVAVLITFAFAAVGSLVLLKLIDVVIGLRVPAESEQRGLDITDHGEEGYMFA
- a CDS encoding DUF1559 domain-containing protein — protein: MIELLVAISIIGVMVSLLLPAVQASREAARRMSCSNNLRQVGLATQNYHSAFRQFPPGYVSHPTTNGSAPTVVHMDPLTWDAGPGWGWGSALLPFAEGNSVFESLRMEQPVWSPDNADAISSTIPMFLCPSTTGGDEPFVVLNESGDPLMVHGREITLGRSHYVASHGQESCWGECGSAATGEVFTNIYTGQTKIVAINGDAGQVADGPFFRNSKTKFRDVLDGLSSTIFFGEHSSALSEKTWVGVVPGAFTHPQFSSPENGPDAAATLTLVHAGPSGGELDITGNPIIHPINFPTYHVGQMYSQHPGGGYVVMGDGSVQFITNFIDLLIWAELSSMRENEVIDWDRL